From Wolbachia endosymbiont (group A) of Longitarsus flavicornis, the proteins below share one genomic window:
- a CDS encoding HK97 family phage prohead protease gives MNKKFLYSPLSIKSIGENGVFSGYASVFNIVDKQNDLILPGAFKENLNRNKIKLLWQHNPDEPIGSIMDIYENDVGLYIIAHLLLGIQKAEEVYLMLKTGAINGLSIGYIPIEYDVDHKSGARVLKQVELWEVSLVTFPANLAAQV, from the coding sequence ATGAATAAGAAATTTCTCTATTCACCATTGTCAATAAAAAGCATAGGAGAAAACGGTGTATTTTCTGGTTATGCTAGCGTTTTTAATATAGTTGATAAACAAAATGATCTGATATTGCCTGGGGCATTTAAGGAAAATTTAAACAGAAATAAAATAAAACTCCTTTGGCAGCATAATCCTGACGAACCTATAGGTAGTATCATGGATATTTATGAAAATGATGTTGGTCTATATATAATTGCACATTTACTTTTGGGTATTCAGAAAGCAGAAGAAGTGTATTTGATGCTCAAAACTGGGGCAATTAACGGACTTTCCATCGGCTATATACCTATAGAGTATGATGTTGATCATAAAAGCGGAGCTAGAGTGTTAAAACAAGTGGAATTATGGGAAGTTAGTTTGGTCACTTTTCCTGCAAACTTAGCTGCTCAGGTTTAA
- a CDS encoding type I glyceraldehyde-3-phosphate dehydrogenase: protein MTIRVGINGLGRIGRGVLRAIYEIEKYSEQIEVVAINGSLSAKQHAHLIKYDSIHGKFSGDIDFNESQNWLSINGRKFSLYRERSPENIPWNVDVILECTGAFNKREEAIRHNAEKVIVSAPVPDADVTIVYGVNNDMLEKEHKVISAGSCTTNCLAPIVKVLHSSLGIKSGFMTTIHAYTNDQNVLDGNHKDLRRARACGLSMVPTTTGAAKTIGSVIPELKGKLDGTAVRVPVSNVSMVDFTFTTDKKATVEEINEIFKDAALSSTSFQRVTLESNFWIPVSATRMTSEGTRMTEGYPMSNVLSICEEPLVSIDFVHNPYSAIVDLTGTYVIGDICRVAAWYDNEWAFSLRMLDIALLSHSKV, encoded by the coding sequence ATGACGATTCGTGTAGGAATTAATGGCCTTGGTAGAATAGGCAGAGGCGTATTGCGTGCTATTTATGAAATAGAAAAGTATAGTGAGCAAATAGAAGTTGTAGCTATCAATGGATCGCTCAGTGCAAAGCAGCATGCACATTTGATTAAATATGATTCTATTCATGGCAAATTCAGTGGTGATATTGATTTTAATGAGTCTCAAAATTGGCTATCCATAAATGGCAGAAAGTTTTCTTTGTATAGAGAACGGAGCCCTGAAAATATTCCTTGGAATGTTGATGTAATACTTGAATGTACTGGTGCATTCAACAAACGTGAAGAAGCAATAAGGCACAATGCAGAGAAAGTAATTGTCTCTGCTCCAGTTCCGGATGCTGATGTCACTATAGTTTATGGTGTGAATAACGATATGCTCGAAAAAGAGCATAAAGTGATATCAGCAGGTTCTTGCACTACAAATTGCCTTGCTCCGATTGTGAAAGTCCTACATTCTAGTTTAGGCATAAAAAGCGGTTTTATGACTACTATACATGCCTACACGAATGATCAAAATGTTCTTGATGGTAATCATAAAGATTTGCGTAGAGCAAGAGCTTGCGGATTATCTATGGTGCCAACTACAACCGGGGCAGCAAAAACAATTGGTTCTGTCATTCCTGAATTAAAAGGAAAGCTAGATGGCACTGCCGTCAGAGTTCCGGTTAGCAATGTTTCTATGGTTGATTTTACATTTACGACTGATAAGAAAGCGACCGTTGAAGAAATCAATGAAATATTTAAGGATGCAGCTCTCTCCTCTACGTCATTCCAGCGCGTGACGCTGGAATCTAATTTCTGGATCCCAGTGTCAGCTACTCGGATGACATCAGAGGGTACTAGGATGACAGAGGGTTATCCAATGTCAAATGTACTTTCTATATGCGAGGAACCTTTAGTCTCAATAGATTTTGTGCATAACCCTTATAGTGCAATTGTGGATTTAACTGGTACATATGTTATAGGTGATATATGCAGGGTTGCAGCGTGGTACGACAACGAATGGGCTTTTTCACTGAGAATGTTAGATATAGCATTATTGAGCCATAGTAAAGTATGA
- the tatC gene encoding twin-arginine translocase subunit TatC yields the protein MNENSNKYASFYEHFAELRKRVIFCFLFFCVAFGFCYYFKENIYRFLLAPLIEATKDSKGFSLIYTDLTEAFFVYLRVAMMSALLLSFPVFAWQFYMFLAPGLYKSERAVLLPYLIATPVLFVTGATVVYYYIFPLAWKFFINFEHSGKSFDIPIEFMPSVSEYLDLVLQFMFAFGTAFQIPVILTLMVRVGLLTAQSLSNKRRIAIVVIFIIAAILTPPDVLSQVGLAIPMLILYELSILICRYIEKKKTKI from the coding sequence ATGAATGAAAACTCGAACAAATATGCCTCATTTTATGAGCACTTTGCGGAACTCAGAAAAAGAGTTATCTTTTGCTTTCTATTTTTTTGCGTTGCTTTTGGTTTTTGTTATTACTTTAAGGAAAATATATACCGTTTTTTACTCGCACCTTTAATAGAAGCAACAAAAGATAGCAAAGGTTTTTCTTTAATTTACACAGACTTAACAGAGGCATTTTTTGTGTATCTTAGAGTTGCAATGATGAGTGCACTTTTGCTCTCTTTTCCTGTGTTTGCATGGCAATTCTATATGTTCTTAGCACCTGGGTTATATAAAAGTGAAAGGGCAGTGTTGTTGCCATACTTAATTGCAACACCGGTTTTATTTGTAACGGGAGCTACTGTAGTCTATTACTATATATTTCCTTTAGCCTGGAAGTTTTTTATCAACTTCGAACACAGTGGTAAATCCTTCGATATACCGATAGAGTTTATGCCATCAGTTAGCGAATATTTAGACCTTGTTCTCCAATTTATGTTTGCATTTGGCACTGCATTTCAAATTCCAGTCATACTCACATTAATGGTGAGAGTTGGGCTACTGACTGCACAAAGTTTGTCAAATAAACGTAGAATTGCAATAGTGGTAATTTTTATTATTGCTGCAATCTTAACTCCACCTGATGTATTAAGCCAAGTAGGGCTTGCAATACCTATGCTGATTCTATATGAATTGTCCATTCTGATATGTAGGTATATTGAAAAAAAGAAGACAAAGATTTAA
- a CDS encoding ArgR family transcriptional regulator, translated as MHDNTLGEHILNIIQNHEILEQSDLQTLLKERGHNIPQATLSRKLKKLKIAKVAGVYKVIDINQYQLPLILNMQISDFGLIVLHTQPGQASSLAYFLDQKYVIYSLNNSKNIGIIGTIAGDDTVLLIIKSKTELNKVLQSIYETFPYLSPE; from the coding sequence ATGCATGACAACACACTAGGTGAACATATTTTAAATATTATTCAAAATCACGAAATTTTAGAGCAGAGCGATTTACAGACTTTGCTTAAAGAAAGAGGGCATAATATTCCTCAGGCTACTTTATCAAGAAAATTAAAAAAACTTAAAATTGCCAAAGTTGCTGGTGTATATAAAGTAATCGATATCAACCAGTATCAATTACCATTGATACTTAATATGCAAATTTCGGATTTTGGTTTAATAGTACTACATACCCAACCAGGACAAGCTAGCAGTCTGGCTTACTTTCTAGATCAGAAATATGTTATTTATTCATTAAATAATAGCAAAAACATAGGAATTATAGGAACTATAGCAGGTGATGATACAGTATTATTGATCATCAAAAGTAAGACTGAACTTAACAAAGTATTACAATCAATTTATGAAACATTTCCATATTTAAGTCCTGAATAA
- a CDS encoding substrate-binding periplasmic protein: MKKYILNAIIVISILLTGCKEDKHDNIIRFAISADYPPFEYYENGKFTGFDIELAQLVAKELGKEAMFKDMQFSTIFAALQSNSVDAAISTIGSTAEREKNFDFSNSYYTGEFGILYHKNKPIAGINNLTHEKIAVQLGTVMEIWLKEHVPTAQVIAVDNNNQAVEALKSGHVDGVLIDEFQGKVFSKKNPGLSWSAIAKSDNGYSIAVNKGSDLKDKINEALKSLESKGVIQKIAEKWLGDN; the protein is encoded by the coding sequence ATGAAAAAATATATTTTAAATGCTATTATAGTGATAAGTATTCTATTAACAGGATGCAAGGAAGATAAACACGATAATATCATTAGATTTGCAATTTCTGCAGATTATCCACCTTTTGAATATTATGAAAATGGTAAATTTACTGGCTTTGACATTGAGCTTGCTCAATTAGTAGCAAAAGAGTTAGGTAAAGAAGCAATGTTTAAAGATATGCAGTTTAGTACTATATTTGCAGCATTACAAAGTAATTCTGTAGATGCTGCTATATCTACTATTGGTAGTACAGCAGAGCGTGAAAAAAATTTTGATTTTTCAAATAGTTATTATACAGGGGAATTTGGTATTCTATATCACAAAAATAAACCCATAGCTGGTATAAACAATTTAACTCACGAGAAGATAGCCGTTCAACTAGGAACTGTCATGGAAATTTGGCTAAAAGAGCATGTTCCTACAGCTCAAGTTATTGCTGTGGACAATAATAATCAAGCTGTAGAAGCATTGAAGTCTGGTCATGTTGATGGCGTCCTAATTGATGAATTCCAAGGTAAAGTATTTAGCAAAAAAAATCCTGGTCTATCATGGTCAGCCATCGCTAAGTCAGATAATGGTTATTCTATTGCTGTGAATAAAGGATCTGATTTAAAGGATAAAATAAACGAGGCGTTAAAAAGTTTAGAAAGTAAAGGTGTAATACAAAAGATAGCAGAAAAATGGCTAGGAGATAACTGA